In Anaeromyxobacter sp., the following proteins share a genomic window:
- a CDS encoding AMP-binding protein, whose translation MRLTGPPAPAPRFPTLVHALRAAAAHPGGVTFVDLAERERHLPWREVHARAQAAAAALAARGVRPGDRVAIVLRTEPAFLDAFFGAWLAGAVPVPLYPPVRLGRLEEWVAGTARMLTVSGARLVVSGGGTRALLGEVLALAAPPLGLLEAGGLLEGPAGVPGQAHALLDRGAGAVAGADSAPGGSGAGAGGAPLAAPTDLGLVQFSSGSTVDPKPVALTHAALQAQADALMALVRPTSADALVSWLPLYHDMGLIGGLLAAMSYPGPLVLIAPEHFLARPALWLRALARHRATISVAPSFAYAYCAERVGDAELAGCSLASWRLALDGAEPISADAMRRFAARFAPHGFDPGALVPVYGLSEAALAVTFAAPGGAPRGAWLDADLLARQGRAVRVAAPAGQAAGPGACEVVAVGAPIPGVEVEVRGEDGGPTGEGALGRVWVRGPSLFEGYLGDPAATARALQGGWLDTGDRGFVMGGALHLHGRQKDLVIVRGANHAPEQLEAALAGLAGLRPGCAVALGFAPPGGGEALLVLAERAPGPAPLDPAALEAAIRRALLERTGLSPHTVRLLAPGTLPRTSSGKLRRQEALRRHLAGELRPPRRVDALSLGVAWARSRLAGWRGPRRGPA comes from the coding sequence GTGAGGCTCACCGGACCGCCGGCGCCCGCGCCGCGCTTCCCCACGCTGGTCCACGCCCTGCGGGCGGCGGCCGCCCACCCCGGCGGCGTCACCTTCGTGGACCTGGCGGAGCGCGAGCGCCACCTCCCCTGGCGCGAGGTGCACGCCCGCGCCCAGGCGGCCGCGGCCGCGCTGGCGGCGCGCGGCGTGCGGCCGGGTGACCGGGTGGCCATCGTGCTGCGCACCGAGCCCGCCTTCCTCGACGCCTTCTTCGGCGCCTGGCTGGCCGGGGCGGTGCCGGTGCCGCTCTACCCGCCGGTGCGCCTCGGGCGGCTGGAGGAGTGGGTGGCCGGGACGGCGCGGATGCTGACGGTCTCCGGCGCGCGGCTGGTGGTGTCGGGTGGCGGCACGCGCGCGCTGCTCGGCGAGGTGCTGGCCCTGGCCGCCCCGCCGCTCGGGCTCCTGGAGGCCGGCGGGCTGCTCGAGGGGCCGGCTGGCGTTCCTGGCCAGGCCCACGCGCTCCTCGACCGCGGCGCCGGTGCCGTGGCCGGTGCCGACTCCGCGCCGGGCGGGTCGGGGGCCGGGGCCGGGGGGGCGCCGCTGGCGGCGCCCACCGACCTCGGGCTGGTGCAGTTCTCCTCCGGCTCCACGGTGGACCCGAAGCCGGTGGCGCTGACCCACGCGGCGCTGCAGGCCCAGGCCGACGCGCTGATGGCGCTGGTGCGCCCCACCAGCGCCGACGCCCTGGTGTCGTGGCTGCCGCTCTATCACGACATGGGGCTCATCGGCGGGCTGCTGGCGGCCATGTCCTACCCCGGACCGCTGGTGCTGATCGCGCCGGAGCACTTCCTGGCGCGGCCGGCGCTCTGGCTGCGCGCGCTGGCCCGCCACCGGGCCACCATCTCGGTGGCGCCGAGCTTCGCTTACGCCTACTGCGCCGAGCGGGTGGGCGACGCCGAGCTGGCCGGCTGCTCGCTGGCCAGCTGGCGCCTGGCGCTGGACGGCGCCGAGCCGATCTCGGCCGACGCCATGCGCCGCTTCGCGGCCCGCTTCGCCCCGCACGGCTTCGACCCCGGCGCGCTGGTGCCGGTCTACGGCCTCTCCGAGGCGGCCCTGGCGGTCACCTTCGCCGCGCCGGGCGGCGCGCCGCGCGGGGCCTGGCTCGACGCCGACCTGCTGGCGCGCCAGGGGCGGGCGGTGCGGGTGGCGGCGCCGGCCGGCCAGGCCGCCGGGCCCGGCGCCTGCGAGGTGGTGGCGGTGGGCGCGCCCATCCCGGGTGTCGAGGTGGAGGTCCGCGGCGAGGACGGCGGCCCCACCGGCGAGGGCGCGCTGGGGCGGGTCTGGGTGCGCGGCCCCTCGCTCTTCGAGGGCTACCTGGGCGATCCGGCCGCCACCGCGCGGGCGCTGCAGGGCGGGTGGCTCGACACCGGCGACCGGGGCTTCGTCATGGGCGGGGCGCTGCACCTGCACGGCCGGCAGAAGGACCTGGTCATCGTGCGCGGCGCCAACCACGCGCCGGAGCAGCTGGAGGCGGCGCTGGCCGGCCTGGCCGGGCTCAGGCCGGGCTGCGCGGTGGCGCTGGGCTTCGCGCCGCCCGGCGGCGGCGAGGCCCTGCTGGTGCTGGCGGAGCGGGCCCCTGGCCCGGCGCCCCTGGACCCCGCCGCGCTGGAGGCCGCCATCCGCCGCGCCCTGCTGGAGCGGACCGGGCTCTCGCCGCACACGGTGCGCCTGCTGGCGCCGGGCACGCTGCCGCGCACCTCCTCGGGCAAGCTGCGGCGCCAGGAGGCGCTGCGCCGCCACCTGGCCGGCGAGCTCCGGCCGCCGCGCCGGGTGGACGCCCTGTCGCTCGGGGTGGCCTGGGCCAGGTCGCGCCTGGCGGGCTGGCGCGGGCCGCGGCGAGGGCCGGCGTGA
- a CDS encoding YIP1 family protein: MSPTDLSEDGSVLVATLTSPERGLASAAARRRSLTALLVATAASLALALVAVPRLDFAGEGGPVGPEAATMTQHQLEQAAAQAAKLGAIVGYAGAGFGPAFAILGTALCCWLAFKVAGTRPGLKATVAVSAHALLPLALAQLLTLPAVLLKAPLTVAELPRLLPSSLAALLPDKASPLLLAAASSVDLFTLWALALLVVGMAQVTGATRLRSATVVGLLFAAQVAFLRLAPAALAAGGKGGA, from the coding sequence ATGTCCCCCACAGACCTCTCCGAAGACGGCTCCGTCCTCGTGGCCACGCTCACCTCGCCCGAGCGTGGCCTCGCCTCCGCGGCAGCACGCCGCCGCAGCCTCACCGCCCTCCTGGTGGCCACGGCGGCCTCGCTGGCGCTGGCCCTGGTGGCCGTGCCGCGCCTGGACTTCGCGGGCGAGGGCGGCCCGGTCGGCCCCGAGGCGGCCACCATGACCCAGCACCAGCTGGAGCAGGCCGCGGCGCAGGCCGCCAAGCTGGGGGCCATCGTGGGCTACGCCGGCGCCGGCTTCGGCCCGGCCTTCGCCATCCTGGGCACGGCGCTCTGCTGCTGGCTGGCCTTCAAGGTGGCCGGCACCAGGCCGGGCCTCAAGGCCACGGTGGCGGTCTCGGCCCACGCCCTGCTGCCGCTGGCGCTGGCGCAGCTCCTCACCCTGCCGGCGGTGCTGCTCAAGGCCCCGCTCACGGTGGCCGAGCTGCCGCGGCTCCTGCCCTCCAGCCTGGCGGCGCTGCTGCCCGACAAGGCCTCGCCGCTGCTGCTGGCGGCCGCCTCCTCGGTGGACCTCTTCACCCTCTGGGCGCTGGCGCTGCTGGTGGTCGGCATGGCCCAGGTGACCGGCGCCACCCGGCTGCGCTCCGCCACGGTGGTGGGGCTGCTCTTCGCCGCCCAGGTGGCCTTCCTCAGGCTCGCCCCCGCCGCCCTGGCCGCCGGCGGCAAGGGGGGCGCGTGA
- a CDS encoding type III polyketide synthase — translation MDAPPPGAGRGAPVLCGRAGRRTSHARGVPQLSPRPDGSDPAAARCPLAVQVGSRHPCCTPPERSLTSTPHPEILSVGLALPPHFADQETLTAALSAFWSRQHFNPERLAQIHRAALVQGRHLALPLAEYAGLRGLGARNDAFIRVGLEVGEAALRDGLARAGLEPRDVDHLFFVTVTGLATPSLEARLMNRLGMKPSVKRTPIFGLGCLAGAAGLARASDALRAFPGEVAVLLSVELCSLTLQPEDLSIPNVVATGLFGDGAAAVVLGGGARPPRPASPGAPGSPRVIDTRSVFYPDTEWVMGWDVVDSGFKIVLSAKVPEVVERHVGGDVDAFLGAHGLARGDVRHWIAHTGGPKVLEAFRAGLGLPEAALARSYASLREVGNLSSASVLFVLADHLAAGEARPGDLGLLAAMGPGFAAELVLLRW, via the coding sequence ATGGACGCTCCTCCTCCTGGCGCCGGACGCGGCGCCCCCGTGCTGTGCGGCCGGGCGGGCCGGCGGACCAGTCACGCGCGGGGCGTCCCTCAACTTTCCCCCCGCCCGGATGGGTCCGATCCGGCGGCGGCCAGGTGTCCGCTTGCGGTCCAGGTCGGTTCGCGCCATCCCTGCTGCACACCACCGGAGCGTTCCCTGACCAGCACCCCGCACCCCGAGATCCTCTCCGTCGGCCTGGCCCTGCCGCCCCACTTCGCCGACCAGGAGACCCTCACCGCCGCGCTCTCCGCCTTCTGGTCACGCCAGCACTTCAACCCCGAGCGGCTGGCCCAGATCCACCGGGCCGCGCTGGTGCAAGGGCGCCACCTGGCCTTGCCGCTCGCCGAGTACGCCGGGCTGCGCGGGCTGGGCGCCCGCAACGACGCCTTCATCCGGGTGGGCCTGGAGGTGGGCGAGGCGGCGCTGCGCGACGGCCTGGCCAGGGCCGGGCTGGAGCCGCGCGACGTCGACCACCTCTTCTTCGTCACCGTGACCGGCCTGGCCACGCCGTCGCTCGAGGCGCGCCTGATGAACCGGCTCGGCATGAAGCCGTCGGTGAAGCGCACCCCCATCTTCGGCCTGGGCTGCCTGGCGGGGGCGGCCGGCCTGGCGCGGGCCTCCGACGCCCTGCGGGCCTTCCCCGGCGAGGTGGCGGTGCTGCTCTCGGTGGAGCTCTGCTCGCTCACCCTGCAGCCGGAGGACCTCTCCATCCCCAACGTGGTGGCCACCGGCCTGTTCGGCGACGGCGCCGCCGCGGTGGTCCTGGGCGGCGGGGCCCGGCCGCCGCGGCCGGCCTCGCCCGGGGCGCCGGGTTCACCCAGGGTGATTGACACGCGCTCGGTCTTCTACCCGGACACCGAGTGGGTCATGGGCTGGGACGTGGTGGACTCCGGCTTCAAGATCGTCCTCTCGGCCAAGGTCCCCGAGGTGGTGGAGCGGCACGTCGGCGGCGACGTCGACGCCTTCCTCGGCGCCCACGGCCTGGCCCGCGGCGACGTCCGGCACTGGATCGCCCACACCGGTGGCCCGAAGGTGCTGGAGGCCTTCCGCGCCGGCCTGGGGCTGCCGGAGGCGGCGCTGGCGCGCAGCTACGCCTCGCTCCGGGAGGTGGGCAACCTCTCCTCCGCCTCGGTGCTCTTCGTGCTGGCCGATCACCTGGCCGCCGGTGAGGCGCGCCCCGGCGACCTGGGGCTGCTGGCGGCCATGGGGCCCGGCTTCGCCGCCGAGCTGGTGCTGCTCCGGTGGTGA
- a CDS encoding TolC family protein → MTRSPLAPARRAARSAAALAALLLVAAPARAADAPLTLDDALALAARESHELAIARADVTLSGADALGSLQGLLPRLDLTSSAGRQFFGPGSLSQVDPTTGQVVPGGAADYAAYSLDLRLTQPVVDLAAWSRRAQARASERAATLGHEETRLTVAFDVIRRFYEVVKAERTLAVLGKAAVRSQELLDRSEALYTAGRAQKADTVSARVNLGNDRIALQQAETRLVVARGELARAMGQPGDRTFALVAPAGLEGPALPAGEPPPLEQLLATARRQRPGLAAVAAQLEAADSGLSAARAAYYPTLAAQASYGRSGVEAAGSGGVYGDPSRNYSAYVGLALSWNLFAGRATDAAAARAQAGADRTKATAGRTLDAAAGEVSGARAAVVALTRQVALSAENLAAAEQGLSLARQRLEAGLASQLEVRDAALKLTQAELSLVHARIDHAVAAADLSRAVGGAL, encoded by the coding sequence ATGACCCGATCCCCCCTCGCCCCCGCACGGCGCGCCGCCCGCAGCGCCGCGGCGCTCGCGGCGCTGCTGCTGGTGGCCGCGCCGGCCCGCGCCGCCGACGCGCCGCTCACGCTCGACGACGCCCTGGCCCTGGCCGCCCGCGAGAGCCACGAGCTGGCCATCGCGCGCGCCGACGTGACGCTGTCCGGCGCCGACGCCCTGGGCAGCCTGCAGGGGCTCCTGCCGCGGCTCGACCTGACCTCCTCCGCCGGCCGCCAGTTCTTCGGCCCGGGCAGCCTCTCGCAGGTGGACCCCACCACCGGCCAGGTGGTGCCGGGCGGCGCCGCCGACTACGCCGCCTACTCGCTCGACCTCAGGCTCACCCAGCCGGTGGTGGACCTGGCCGCCTGGAGCCGCCGCGCCCAGGCCAGGGCCTCCGAGCGGGCCGCCACCCTGGGCCACGAGGAGACGCGCCTCACCGTGGCCTTCGACGTGATCCGCCGCTTCTACGAGGTGGTGAAGGCGGAGCGGACGCTGGCCGTGCTGGGCAAGGCGGCGGTGCGCAGCCAGGAGCTGCTGGACCGCTCCGAGGCCCTCTACACCGCGGGCCGGGCCCAGAAGGCCGACACCGTGAGCGCCCGCGTCAACCTGGGCAACGACCGCATCGCGCTGCAGCAGGCCGAGACCCGGCTGGTGGTGGCCCGCGGCGAGCTGGCCAGGGCCATGGGCCAGCCGGGCGACCGGACCTTCGCCCTGGTGGCGCCGGCCGGGCTGGAGGGGCCGGCCCTGCCCGCGGGCGAGCCGCCCCCGCTGGAGCAGCTCCTGGCCACCGCCCGCCGGCAGCGGCCCGGGCTGGCCGCCGTGGCCGCCCAGCTCGAGGCCGCCGACTCCGGCCTGTCGGCCGCCCGGGCCGCCTACTACCCCACCCTGGCCGCCCAGGCCTCCTACGGCCGGAGCGGCGTGGAGGCCGCCGGCAGCGGCGGCGTCTACGGCGACCCGAGCCGCAACTACAGCGCCTACGTCGGCCTGGCCCTCAGCTGGAACCTCTTCGCCGGCCGCGCCACCGACGCCGCCGCGGCTCGCGCCCAGGCCGGCGCCGACCGCACCAAGGCCACCGCCGGCCGCACCCTCGACGCCGCCGCCGGCGAGGTGTCCGGCGCCCGCGCCGCGGTGGTGGCCCTGACCCGCCAGGTGGCGCTCAGCGCCGAGAACCTGGCCGCCGCGGAGCAGGGGCTCTCCCTGGCCCGGCAGCGCCTCGAGGCCGGCCTGGCCTCGCAGCTCGAGGTGCGCGACGCCGCCCTGAAGCTCACGCAGGCCGAGCTCTCGCTCGTGCACGCCCGCATCGACCACGCCGTCGCGGCCGCCGATCTCAGCCGCGCCGTCGGAGGAGCCCTCTAG
- the clpB gene encoding ATP-dependent chaperone ClpB: protein MRPDRFTTKAQEALHDAQTEARRRDHQAVDVEHLALALLAQQDGLARPLLDKIGADARVVGARLEDELRTLPQVQGGEQHLAQRLAKLLDRADDEAKRLKDEYVSSEHLLVAAAQDKGGAGQALRGAGATPERILGALKELRGGARVTSQEAESQYRSLDKYAKDLTALARAGKLDPVIGRDDEIRRVIQILSRRTKNNPVLVGDPGVGKTAIAEGLARRISDGDVPEGLKGKRLLSLDLASMVAGAKFRGEFEERLKGVLKEVIASEGEIILFIDELHTIVGAGAAEGAMDAGNMLKPALARGELHAIGATTVDEYRKHVEKDPALERRFQPVFIGEPSVADTISILRGLKDRYELHHKVRIQDAALVDAARLSHRYIADRFLPDKAIDLIDEAASRLRIEIDSMPTEVDEVRRRIGQLEIERQGLQKEQDEGSRARLAAAEQELAQRNEEFARLKSRWDSEKGVIKELSDARAVMDSLRAEQEKAERAADFQRAAELKFGKLPQAQAVVDRAQARLAELQRDGAMLKEEVTPEEIAKVVSTWTRIPVARLLEGEVEKLLGMEARLERRVIGQDEALHAVSSAVRRARSGLQDPNRPIGSFIFLGPTGVGKTETARALAEFLFDDEASLIRLDMSEYMEKHAVARLIGAPPGYVGYDEGGQLTEAVRRRPYAVILFDEIEKAHRDVFNVLLQILDDGRLTDGQGRTVDFRNTVVIMTSNLGSAEIQRLASRPNADLNQVREAALEILRAEFRPEFLNRVDETVVFRPLGREEVGRIVEIQLGRLRALLAERQLTVELSEAAREAIADAGYDPLYGARPLKRALQRLVQDPLATKLLRGEFKAGDHVVVDEGPDGGVRFTKGQRPAEAAAVVH from the coding sequence ATGCGACCCGACCGGTTCACCACCAAGGCCCAGGAAGCCCTGCACGACGCCCAGACCGAGGCGCGCCGCCGCGACCACCAGGCGGTGGACGTGGAGCACCTGGCGCTGGCGCTGCTGGCCCAGCAGGACGGGCTGGCCCGCCCGCTGCTCGACAAGATCGGCGCCGACGCGCGGGTGGTGGGCGCGCGCCTGGAGGACGAGCTGCGCACCCTGCCCCAGGTGCAGGGAGGCGAGCAGCACCTGGCGCAGCGGCTGGCCAAGCTGCTCGATCGGGCCGACGACGAGGCCAAGCGGCTCAAGGACGAGTACGTCTCCTCGGAGCACCTGCTGGTGGCGGCGGCCCAGGACAAGGGCGGCGCCGGCCAGGCGCTGCGCGGCGCCGGCGCCACCCCGGAGCGGATCCTGGGGGCCTTGAAGGAGCTGCGCGGCGGCGCCCGCGTCACCTCGCAGGAGGCCGAGAGCCAGTACCGCTCGCTCGACAAGTACGCCAAGGACCTGACCGCGCTGGCGCGGGCCGGCAAGCTCGACCCGGTCATCGGGCGCGACGACGAGATCCGGCGGGTCATCCAGATCCTGTCGCGCCGCACCAAGAACAACCCGGTGCTGGTGGGCGACCCCGGCGTGGGCAAGACCGCCATCGCCGAGGGGCTGGCCCGGCGCATCTCCGACGGGGACGTGCCCGAGGGGCTGAAGGGCAAGCGGCTCCTCTCGCTCGACCTGGCCTCGATGGTGGCCGGGGCCAAGTTCCGCGGCGAGTTCGAGGAGCGGCTCAAGGGCGTGCTCAAGGAGGTCATCGCCTCCGAGGGCGAGATCATCCTCTTCATCGACGAGCTGCACACCATCGTGGGCGCCGGCGCGGCCGAGGGGGCCATGGACGCCGGCAACATGCTCAAGCCGGCGCTGGCCCGCGGCGAGCTGCACGCCATCGGCGCCACCACCGTGGACGAGTACCGCAAGCACGTGGAGAAGGACCCGGCCCTGGAGCGGCGCTTCCAGCCGGTCTTCATCGGCGAGCCCTCGGTGGCCGACACCATCTCCATCCTGCGCGGCCTGAAGGACCGCTACGAGCTGCACCACAAGGTGCGCATCCAGGACGCGGCGCTGGTGGACGCGGCCCGCCTCTCCCACCGCTACATCGCCGACCGCTTCCTGCCCGACAAGGCCATCGACCTCATCGACGAGGCGGCCAGCCGGCTGCGCATCGAGATCGACTCCATGCCCACCGAGGTGGACGAGGTGCGCCGCCGCATCGGCCAGCTGGAGATCGAGCGGCAGGGGCTGCAGAAGGAGCAGGACGAGGGGAGCCGGGCCCGCCTGGCCGCGGCCGAGCAGGAGCTGGCGCAGCGCAACGAGGAGTTCGCCCGGCTCAAGAGCCGCTGGGACTCCGAGAAGGGGGTCATCAAGGAGCTCTCCGACGCCCGCGCCGTGATGGACTCCCTGCGGGCGGAGCAGGAGAAGGCCGAGCGGGCCGCCGACTTCCAGCGGGCCGCCGAGCTCAAGTTCGGCAAGCTGCCGCAGGCGCAGGCCGTGGTGGACCGCGCCCAGGCGCGCCTGGCCGAGCTGCAGCGCGACGGGGCCATGCTCAAGGAGGAGGTCACCCCGGAGGAGATCGCCAAGGTGGTCTCGACCTGGACCCGCATCCCGGTGGCCCGGCTGCTGGAGGGCGAGGTGGAGAAGCTGCTCGGCATGGAGGCGCGGCTGGAGCGGCGCGTCATCGGGCAGGACGAGGCGCTGCACGCCGTCTCCAGCGCGGTGCGGCGCGCCCGCTCCGGCCTGCAGGACCCCAACCGGCCCATCGGCTCCTTCATCTTCCTGGGCCCCACCGGCGTGGGCAAGACCGAGACCGCCCGGGCCCTGGCCGAGTTCCTCTTCGACGACGAGGCGTCGCTCATCCGGCTCGACATGAGCGAGTACATGGAGAAGCACGCCGTGGCGCGGCTCATCGGCGCGCCCCCCGGCTACGTGGGCTACGACGAGGGCGGGCAGCTCACCGAGGCGGTGCGGCGGCGCCCCTACGCCGTGATCCTCTTCGACGAGATCGAGAAGGCCCACCGCGACGTCTTCAACGTGCTGCTCCAGATCCTGGACGACGGCCGCCTCACCGACGGCCAGGGGCGCACCGTGGACTTCCGCAACACGGTGGTCATCATGACCTCCAACCTCGGCTCGGCCGAGATCCAGCGGCTGGCCAGCCGCCCCAACGCGGACCTGAACCAGGTGCGCGAGGCGGCCCTGGAGATCCTGCGCGCCGAGTTCCGGCCCGAGTTCCTCAACCGCGTGGACGAGACGGTGGTCTTCCGGCCGCTGGGGCGGGAGGAGGTCGGCCGCATCGTGGAGATCCAGCTCGGCCGGCTGCGCGCGCTGCTGGCGGAGCGGCAGCTCACCGTCGAGCTCTCCGAGGCGGCCCGCGAGGCCATCGCCGACGCGGGGTACGACCCGCTCTACGGGGCCCGCCCCCTCAAGCGCGCCCTGCAGCGGCTGGTGCAGGACCCGCTGGCCACCAAGCTGCTGCGCGGCGAGTTCAAGGCCGGCGACCACGTGGTGGTCGACGAGGGCCCGGACGGCGGCGTGCGGTTCACCAAGGGCCAGCGCCCGGCGGAGGCGGCGGCGGTGGTGCACTGA
- a CDS encoding acyl carrier protein, with translation MTPLEQAVAAEILRLAREDLRLEGPPPEPDAPLAGTLDSLLLLSLVVAVEDRFHLALTDDDAAEATTLAGLARLVAARAEPARLPAAGGGPPGEGR, from the coding sequence GTGACGCCGCTCGAGCAGGCCGTGGCCGCCGAGATCCTCCGCCTGGCCAGGGAGGACCTGCGCCTCGAGGGCCCCCCGCCGGAGCCGGACGCGCCGCTGGCCGGCACGCTCGACTCGCTGCTCCTGCTCTCGCTGGTGGTGGCGGTGGAGGACCGCTTCCACCTGGCCCTCACCGACGACGACGCGGCCGAGGCCACCACGCTGGCCGGCCTGGCCCGGCTGGTGGCGGCGCGGGCAGAGCCGGCGCGGCTGCCGGCCGCCGGCGGCGGGCCGCCCGGGGAGGGGCGGTGA
- a CDS encoding NAD(P)/FAD-dependent oxidoreductase, which yields MSGRRRDVVVAGGGPAGLAFAAASAGRGLDVLVLEARPYPVDKACGEGLLPAGVRALEALGVRARLGPADASPLRALRWVDAAGPEVTVPLPAPGGLGVRRTALSAALLERAREAGAEVLEAEVLHHRRGADEVLVQATAGEVRARLLVAADGLASPVRRREGLDLAPPGPRRSGLRRHLALAAWTDAVEVHLGAGVEAYLTPAGAGRLGVAFLFEGSAPGGWAALLGRFPALAARLEGAAPASEDRGAGPFLRAARTRTLDRLVLLGDAAGYLDALTGEGLSLALGCALDLAALAPDALAAGAGRDSLAPYERAWRRRFTPYARSTRALLAITRRPALRRALIALCARAPAPLTRLVAAAVG from the coding sequence GTGAGCGGGCGGCGCCGCGACGTGGTGGTGGCCGGCGGCGGTCCGGCCGGCCTGGCCTTCGCAGCCGCCTCGGCCGGGCGCGGCCTCGACGTGCTGGTGCTCGAGGCCCGCCCGTACCCGGTGGACAAGGCCTGCGGCGAGGGGCTGCTGCCGGCCGGGGTGCGGGCCCTGGAGGCGCTGGGCGTGCGCGCCCGGCTCGGCCCGGCCGACGCCTCGCCGCTCCGGGCCCTCCGCTGGGTGGACGCCGCCGGGCCCGAGGTGACGGTGCCGCTCCCCGCGCCGGGCGGCCTGGGGGTGCGGCGCACCGCGCTCTCGGCGGCGCTGCTCGAGCGGGCGCGGGAGGCCGGGGCGGAGGTGCTGGAGGCCGAGGTGCTGCACCACCGGCGCGGCGCCGACGAGGTGCTGGTGCAGGCCACCGCGGGCGAGGTGCGGGCGCGCCTGCTGGTGGCGGCCGACGGGCTGGCCTCGCCGGTGCGCCGGCGCGAGGGGCTCGACCTGGCGCCGCCCGGGCCGCGCCGCTCCGGCCTGCGCCGCCACCTGGCCCTGGCCGCCTGGACCGACGCGGTGGAGGTCCACCTCGGGGCGGGGGTCGAGGCCTACCTCACCCCGGCCGGCGCCGGGCGGCTGGGCGTGGCCTTCCTCTTCGAGGGCAGTGCGCCGGGCGGGTGGGCGGCGCTGCTGGGCCGCTTCCCGGCCCTGGCGGCGCGCCTCGAGGGGGCGGCGCCCGCCTCGGAGGACCGCGGCGCCGGGCCGTTCCTCAGGGCGGCGCGGACCCGCACCCTCGATCGCCTGGTGCTGCTCGGCGACGCGGCCGGCTACCTCGACGCGCTGACCGGCGAGGGGCTCTCGCTGGCGCTCGGCTGCGCCCTCGACCTGGCGGCGCTGGCGCCGGACGCCCTGGCCGCCGGCGCCGGCCGGGACAGCCTGGCGCCCTACGAGCGGGCCTGGCGGCGGCGCTTCACCCCCTACGCGCGCTCCACCCGGGCGCTGCTGGCGATCACCCGGCGGCCGGCCCTGCGCCGCGCCCTCATCGCGCTCTGTGCCCGCGCCCCCGCGCCGCTGACGCGGCTGGTGGCGGCGGCCGTGGGGTGA
- a CDS encoding DUF1460 domain-containing protein yields MSTPLLTLALAAALALAAPAGASPAAPAAPEPPAAAPPSVEEAVAAALAARPPAGGPRAVAATAPLLGARYEGSPLGEGAGPDPDPRFRLDAFDCLTFAETALALGSSATLAEARRALDDLRYADGRPTQAGRNHEVLSQWLPANLAKGWLAPASRAVAGDLTVVAEVRYDPARWSRLAAAGHRLPGVPRARLPEGRFEVEVVPVAALAAAARRLEAGTLAFVVRQDRDDFVTRVSHVGLVVVRRGQRLVRHASRRPSLQLVVEEPLERFVARQQLGSPRPLTGLALFTLRDASARVRSLPAR; encoded by the coding sequence GTGTCCACCCCGCTCCTCACCCTCGCCCTCGCCGCCGCGCTGGCGCTGGCCGCCCCGGCCGGCGCGAGCCCTGCGGCGCCCGCGGCCCCGGAGCCCCCCGCCGCCGCCCCCCCCTCCGTGGAGGAGGCCGTCGCCGCCGCCCTGGCGGCCCGCCCCCCGGCCGGCGGCCCGCGCGCCGTGGCCGCCACCGCCCCCCTGCTGGGCGCGCGGTACGAGGGCTCCCCGCTCGGCGAGGGGGCCGGGCCCGACCCGGACCCGCGCTTCCGGCTCGACGCCTTCGACTGCCTCACCTTCGCCGAGACGGCGCTGGCGCTCGGCAGCAGCGCCACCCTGGCCGAGGCGCGCCGGGCCCTCGACGACCTGCGCTACGCCGACGGCCGTCCGACGCAGGCGGGGCGCAACCACGAGGTGCTCTCGCAGTGGCTGCCCGCCAACCTGGCCAAGGGCTGGCTCGCCCCCGCCTCCCGCGCCGTGGCCGGCGACCTCACGGTGGTGGCCGAGGTGCGGTACGACCCGGCCCGCTGGAGCCGGCTGGCCGCGGCCGGCCACCGGCTGCCCGGGGTGCCGCGCGCCAGGCTGCCGGAGGGGCGCTTCGAGGTGGAGGTGGTGCCGGTGGCGGCGCTGGCGGCCGCGGCGCGGCGGCTCGAGGCCGGCACGCTGGCCTTCGTGGTCCGCCAGGACCGCGACGACTTCGTCACCCGCGTCTCGCACGTGGGGCTGGTGGTGGTGCGGCGGGGCCAGCGGCTGGTGCGCCACGCCAGCCGGCGCCCCAGCCTGCAGCTGGTGGTGGAGGAGCCGCTGGAGCGGTTCGTGGCCCGGCAGCAGCTGGGGTCGCCGCGCCCCCTCACCGGCCTGGCGCTCTTCACCCTGCGGGACGCCTCGGCGCGCGTCCGGTCGCTCCCGGCCAGGTGA